GCCCGTAGTTGGCGCGGATGCGGTGCGATTCGGCAATCAGCCCCAGGTCGTCCTTGGTGCGCGGAATCATGAACGAGCGGGCGTAGCGCTTGCCCCCCTCCTCGTAGGTCAGCGTTTCTTTCAGGTCTTCCTGAAATTGCAGGTCGTAGAGGCCCGCGAGCGACTCGCACATGTTCTTGGTCGCGGGGTGGGTGGTGGGGTCGGTGATTTCCTGGCCGTCCACGTACAGGCGCGGCGGATTCTGGCGCAGGCGCTCCAAGAACTGCGCGCCCGTGACGGCTCCGGTGCCGCTCGTGTGCATGGGGGGGATGGTTTGGTCGTGCGTCTTATGGGTGGTCATGATTCCTCCTTGGGGAGATAGGGCCAGCGTTGCTGCCCACCCCCCTCCCGGCCTCCCCCGCAAGGGGGGAGGAGATTTAGGCTGTGAGCATGGAACGTTTTTCCCGCGAAGAACAAAATCGGCGGGCGCGAGAACTGCGGCGCAACATGACGCCTGAGGAGCGACTGCTGTGGAGTCGGCTGCGCTCCAACCAAATGGGCGTCGCTTTTCGCAAACAGCAGGCCCTGGGCTTCTACTTTGCCGATTTCGTCTGCTTTGAGAAAAAGCTGGTGGTTGAACTGGACGGCAGCCAGCACGCGGGCAGCGAATACGACGCGGTCAGAGACGCCGAACTGAGAGCACGCGGCTTTACTGTCCTGCGCTTCTGGAACAACGAAGTTAGGGAAAACTTGGAAGGCGTGATGGAGCGGATAGCCGAAGCCCTTGCCTGACCCCTCCCCCCTTGCGGGGGAGGCTGGGAGGGGGGTGGACAGCAACGCTGGCCCTTTCATTTCCCCGCCCTCCCCACATACGCCGAATCCACGAAAATCCCACCCTGTCGCTGCTCGGTGATGTCGTCCTCGCCGCCGTGAATGTGCTCCACCTCGGCGGCGTAGACTTCGGCGTCGTCCTGCGGCACATAGTCCAGCACGTCCCAGCCCTCGGGCGACATCCAGCGGCGGGTGTTGCCACTGATGCCCGCCACCACCAGAAAACCCACGTCCGGCGCGGTGACGGCACGGGCAAACAGCTGCGCGGCATCACGCGGCGAGAGCCAAGTGGACAGGTGGCGGCGGTCTTTCGGCTGCGGCTGGAACGAGCAAATCCGCACGCCCACGAATTCCACGCCATAGCATTCCCAGTACATCCGGCCCAGCGCCTCCCCGAAGACCTTACTGACGCCGTAGTAGGTGTCGGGCCGCACGGGTACGGTGGGCGAAATGGTTTCGGAGCGCGGGTAAAAGCCGACGGTGTGAATGCTGGACGCGAACGCCACCCGCTTGACCCCCGCCTGCCGCGCCGCTTCCAGCACGTGGTAAGTGCCGTCCATATTCACGGCGCGGATGTTGTCGTAGGTGTCCTCGTCGGCAATGCCGCCCAAGTGAATCACCGCGTCCACGCCCTGCATGACCTTCAGCACGGCGTCAAAGTCGGTCAGGTCGGCGGGGGCGAGTTCTTCACCCGCTTGTGCTGTGCCCAAGTCGCGGTTGTCCGTCAGGCGCAGGATGGGGAAGTGTTCGCCCAGATGCTCCCGCAGGAGCGAGCGCAGCGCGGAGCCGACTTCACCTGCCGCGCCAGTGATGAGGAGGCGTTGGGGGGTCACTCCCCCGCTTCCTTCTTGCCCACCGCCGGCGCCTGCCCCACGCCCAGCCGCGCCGTCTTGTGCGTTCCCAGCGAGATGGCGATGTTTTTGGTTTCCATGTAGAACTCGAAGGAGTAGTCGCCGCCGTCGCGCCCGATGCCGCTGTTTTTCACGCCGCCGAAGGGCGTGGGCAGCCAGCGCACGTTTTCGGAGTTGACCCAAATCATGCCCGCTTCCAGTCCGTGCGCGAAACGGTGGGCGCGGGTCACGTCGTTCGTCCAGAGGTAGCCCGCCAGACCGTACTTCACGTCATTGGCGAGGGCCAGCGCGTCGGCTTCATCTTTGAAGGGAATCGCGGTCAGCACAGGCCCGAAGATTTCCTCCTGCGCGATTTGCATGTCGTTGCGGGCACCCGTGAACAGCGTCGGGCGCACGAAGTTGCCGCTTTCGCCTACGCGCACGCCGCCCTCGGCAATCGTCGCGCCTTCTTCCTTCGCCTTGTCGAAGTAGGACATCACCTTCTCGAAGTGGCGCGGGTGAACGAGCGGCCCGATTTCGGTGGCGGGGTCCAGCGGGTCGCCCACACGGATATTCGCGGCGCGTTCGGCGATTTTGCGGGTGAATTCGTCGTAGATGCCGTCTTGAATCAGCACACGGCTGGAGGAGGTGCAGCGCTCCCCGTTGAGGCTGTAAATCATGAAGACGACGGCGTCCAGCGCTTTGTCAAGGTCGGCGTCGTCGAAGACCACGACGGGGTTCTTGCCGCCCAATTCAAAATGCACGCGCTTGAGGGTGTCGGCCCCCTGCCGCATGATGTGGCTGCCGGTGGTGGTTTCGCCCACGAAAGCGATGGCCTTGATGAGCGGGTGCTCGGTCAGGCTCTTGCCCGCGCTTTCGCCAAAGCCGTGCACGAGGTTATGCACGCCTTTCGGCAGCCCCGCCTCGTCCATGATTTCGGCCAGCAGCGTGGCGCTGACGGGCGACCACTCGGCGGGCTTGTGAACGACGGTGCAGCCCGCCGCCAGCGCGGGGGCGATTTTCCAGGTGGACAGCATGAACGGCGTGTTCCAGGGGGTAATCACCCCGACAGGGCCAATCGGCTGGCGAATGGAGTAGTTGATGAAGCCGGGGGCAGGAAGGCTCTGACCGTCCTGGGCGGCGGGGGCGCGGTCGGCGTAGAAGCGGAAGTTCTCGGCCCCGCGTGCCGCCGCCGACTTCATGAAGCGGATGGCCTGCCCCGTGTCGGTGCTTTCCAGCACGGCGATTTCCTGGCTGCGCTTCTCGATCAGGTCGGCAACCCTGTGCAGAATCTTGCGCCGCTCGGCCCCGCTGACCTCGCGCCAAGTTTGGAAGGCTTCATGGGCAGCCCCAGCGGCGCGGTCAATGTCGCTCGCGTCCCCTTCGGCCACTTTCGCCAGGAAAGTGTTGTCTACCGGCGAGTGCGTGTCGAAGGTCTTGCCCGCTTGACCGTCCACCCACTCGCCGCCGATGAAGTGCCGGAGGCCGTTTTTCAGTCGGCTGTCACGGAGTTGCTGGGCGAGGTCGTGGTTGGCTTGGGCTGCGTCGGATGATGCTACTGCGGATTTGGTCATGGTGACTCCTTGGTTGCTCTGCTGAGGGAATAAGCCACGAAAGGCTCGGTCAGCAGGACTTTCCCCCGGTACGAGACCTGAAGGAAGGCGGAATATTCGTGGTAAAGAACCAGATAACTGTACCCGTTCGCCGCCGAAAAGGTGTACTCCGGCCCCAACCCGCCGTACTTCACCTGGCCGCCCGTCACATAAGCACCCGCCGAGCCGTCGAAATTGCGGGTGGCGTAAGTCGCCGCCCTGCCGCTGTCCCAGATGATGACCGTGCGCCGCTGCGTCACGCCGATGAAGACAGCAGTCGGCACCTGGCGGCAGGCGTACGCCCGCCCGCCGTGGGCAAACTCGAAGGTGTTGATGCGCTCCCGAGCGTCCCGGCTGCGGCGCAGGAGTCCACCCGCTTGCTGACGGGTGACGCCTTCCCAGATCGTCTCGTGAAACTCTGCCTCGGCCAGCGGGCCGGTCAGGTTGATGCGGACGGCCTGCGAGCGGGGCGGGCCAAGGCCGGAGCCTGTCTTGGGCCACGAGAGCAGCTTGCCGGTAAACCCATCGCCCGGCTGGGTCAGCGCCAGCACGGCGTCAGGCGCGTCGCACCAGACCAGGGCGGGTTGCGGTGTTCCCTGCTGCGCCACATAGGACAGCGTCTGATGGCCTGCCGCGCTCGCTCCCGAGCCAAGCACGAGGCCGCCGCACACCGCCCAGCGGAGATAGGTCATTCCAGTGTCCTCCTTTGTTGCCGAAACGGTTTCATTTTAGGGGAGAAGAGGCGGCCCATCCCCCAGCCCCGCCCCCCCTATGACAAATGCCGCAGCACCACCTTTCCCCGTCCTACGCGACTTTCTGCCACACTGGGAAGCATGAAGATTCCCGCCTCCACCTACCGCCTGCAAGTCACGCCGGCCGCCAACCTCACCCACGCCGGCGAGTGGCTGGATTACCTGCACCTGCTGGGAGCCGACTGGGTGTACCTCTCCCCCATCCTGCACGCCAGCGAAGGCTCCGAGCACGGCTACGACGTGACCGACCCCAGCGGCATTGACGCGGCGCGGGGCGGCCCCGAGGCGCTGGAAGCCCTCGCCAGGGCGGCCCACGAGCGCGGTATGGGCCTACTGGTGGATATCGTGCCCAATCACCAGGGTGTGGCTTCGGCGGCGCATAACCCGTGGTGGTGGTCGGTACTGGCGGAAGGTCAGGACTCGCGCTACGCCCGCGCCTTCGACATTGACTGGGCAGCGGGCGGCGGCAAAGTGCTGCTGCCGGTGCTGGGCAGCGAGGACGACCTGAGCGACCCTGAGAAATTGCAGGTGCGGGACGGCAAACTCTACTACTTTGACCAGGCGTTTCCGCTGGCGGCTGGAAGCTGGCAGGCGGGCGACAGCGCCGCCGAGGTGCATGAGCGCCAGCACTACCGCCTGATGGACTGGCGGCGCGGGGACCGCGAGCTGAACTACCGCCGTTTCTTTACCATCACCACGCTGGCGGGCGTGCGGGTGGAAGACCGCGCGGTGTTGGAAGAGTCGCACGCCGAGATTCTGCGCTGGGTGCGCGAAGGGCTGGTGGACGGCCTGCGAATTGACCACCCCGATGGTCTGCGCGACCCGGGCGGCTATCTGGACGACCTGCAACAACTCACGGGTGGCCTCTACACCGTGGTGGAAAAGATTCTGGAACCCGGCGAGGCGCTGCCCCGCGACTGGGCCACGCAGGGCACGACGGGCTATGACGCGCTGGGCGAGATTGACCGCCTGCTGACCGACCCGGCGGGCGAACAACCCCTCACCGACCTCGACACCCGCTTGCGTGGCGGTGAGCGACTCGACTGGCACGACCTGATTCACGACACCAAACGGGCCGTGACCGACACCACCCTGCACGCCGAGGTGCAGCGCCTGGCCCGTGAGATTGAGGGGGAAGGGAAAGCCGCCGACCTCAGCCATGAGACGCTGGTGGACGCCCTGAGCGAAGTGCTGGCCTGCTTCAGCGTGTACCGCTCCTACCTGCCGCAGGGGGCCGAGTACTTGCAGGAAGCCCTGGCAGAAGCCGCTCGCCGCCGCCCTGACCTGAGTGCGGCGCTCACCGCGCTGGGGCCAGTGCTGGGGCTGGGAGTGCAGAGCGCCGGGGAACTGAGCGCGGCAGCGCGGCGCTTTCAACAGACCTCCGGCATGGTGATGGCGAAAGGGGTGGAGGACTCGGCTTTTTACCGTTTCAGCCGCCTGACCTCGCTGACCGAGGTGGGGGGTGACCCTGCGCAGTTTGCCCTGACACCCGCAGAAGCCCACGCGCTGTTCGCCCGCCGCCAGCAGGAGTGGCCCCACGGCCTGACCGCCCTTTCCACCCACGACACCAAGCGCTCGGAAGGGGTGCGTGCCCGTATCAGCGTGCTGGCCGAAATTCCAGACGAGTGGGCTGAACTGGTGCTGGACCTGCAAGAGAAACTGCGCGGCACCGAGGCCGATATCGCGGACGGCCCTTTCCTGAATCTGGTGCTGCAAGCGGTGGTGGGCGCGTGGCCGGTGAGCCGCGAACGCGCCACCGAGTACGCGGTCAAGGCAGCGCGTGAAGCGGGCCTGCACACCTCCTGGCTGGACAACAACGCCCAGTTCGAGGAGCAATTGACCCGCCTGACTGAATACCTGACGGAGGGAGCAGGCCAGGAACGCGTGGCCGCCTTCGCTCAGCGCATAGAGCAGGCGGGCTACAGCAACGCGCTGGCGCAGAAGCTGCTGCAACTGACCATGCCCGGCGTGCCGGACGTGTACCAGGGGTCGGAAGTCTGGTCACCCGCCCTGGTGGACCCTGACAACCGCCGCCCGGTGGACTACGCCGACCTTGCCGCCCGGCTGCGGGCCATTGACGCTGCCGACCCTGGCACCGACAGCTGCCGCCCGCCAGTGGACTCGCGCGGCGACGCCAAGTTGCTGCTCACCTCGCGGGCGCTGCGGCTGCGGCACGACCAGCCGGAGCTATTTGGCGACTATCAGCCGCTGTCGGCCCAGGGCGCACAGGCCGAGCACGCCTTCGCCTTCAGCCGGGGCGGAGTGGTGGCGGTAGCAACCCGCCTGCCCCTTGCTCTGGAGCGGGCCGGGGGCTGGGGTGACACCAGCCTGACCCTGCCAGACGGCGAGTGGGAAGAACTGCTGGAACGCCAGACCCTGAGCGGCACGGTCAAGCTGAGTAACCTGCTGAGGACCTACCCGGTGGCCCTGCTGCGGCGGGCATAACTGAGCATGACACAGCAGCGGGTGCGGTCCACATTATTAGAGCGAAGGGAACCGCACCCGCTACGGGAGACGCAGGGCCACCCCCCCCCACTCAGATAAGCGAACGGCCAAGGCGGAACACGGCTATTTTCAGCTGCAGAGTTGCTCTCTGAGGGACACTCTTGCAGTTATGGGGGGGATAGGAGTCGTTCGTGTCCCTGGAGGAATTTAGTCACACCCAAAATCAAGACGAGGTACAGCGGAACCGCATCGTAGCTGCGCTTTCCGTCTTTTCCTTGGCTCTTCATTTGTTCACCTATCAGGCGTACAAAAAGGCGCTGGGCGATGTCGGCTGGCTGATCGGCGGCATGACGCTGGGGGGAATGCTGCTCAGCAGCGCTGTCCTGCTGATGTCGCTGATGTCTCGGCCCAGCTTCAGGACCATTCGTCTCTCGGCCACCGGGCTGGCTGCGGCGTGGAACGCCGTGACGCTGCTGCAGGCCGCGCAGGCGGGCCGGGCGCTGCAGCCAGCCGAACTGTTGAGCGTGGGCATCCTCACGG
Above is a genomic segment from Deinococcus proteolyticus MRP containing:
- the hpaE gene encoding 5-carboxymethyl-2-hydroxymuconate semialdehyde dehydrogenase gives rise to the protein MTKSAVASSDAAQANHDLAQQLRDSRLKNGLRHFIGGEWVDGQAGKTFDTHSPVDNTFLAKVAEGDASDIDRAAGAAHEAFQTWREVSGAERRKILHRVADLIEKRSQEIAVLESTDTGQAIRFMKSAAARGAENFRFYADRAPAAQDGQSLPAPGFINYSIRQPIGPVGVITPWNTPFMLSTWKIAPALAAGCTVVHKPAEWSPVSATLLAEIMDEAGLPKGVHNLVHGFGESAGKSLTEHPLIKAIAFVGETTTGSHIMRQGADTLKRVHFELGGKNPVVVFDDADLDKALDAVVFMIYSLNGERCTSSSRVLIQDGIYDEFTRKIAERAANIRVGDPLDPATEIGPLVHPRHFEKVMSYFDKAKEEGATIAEGGVRVGESGNFVRPTLFTGARNDMQIAQEEIFGPVLTAIPFKDEADALALANDVKYGLAGYLWTNDVTRAHRFAHGLEAGMIWVNSENVRWLPTPFGGVKNSGIGRDGGDYSFEFYMETKNIAISLGTHKTARLGVGQAPAVGKKEAGE
- the treY gene encoding malto-oligosyltrehalose synthase → MKIPASTYRLQVTPAANLTHAGEWLDYLHLLGADWVYLSPILHASEGSEHGYDVTDPSGIDAARGGPEALEALARAAHERGMGLLVDIVPNHQGVASAAHNPWWWSVLAEGQDSRYARAFDIDWAAGGGKVLLPVLGSEDDLSDPEKLQVRDGKLYYFDQAFPLAAGSWQAGDSAAEVHERQHYRLMDWRRGDRELNYRRFFTITTLAGVRVEDRAVLEESHAEILRWVREGLVDGLRIDHPDGLRDPGGYLDDLQQLTGGLYTVVEKILEPGEALPRDWATQGTTGYDALGEIDRLLTDPAGEQPLTDLDTRLRGGERLDWHDLIHDTKRAVTDTTLHAEVQRLAREIEGEGKAADLSHETLVDALSEVLACFSVYRSYLPQGAEYLQEALAEAARRRPDLSAALTALGPVLGLGVQSAGELSAAARRFQQTSGMVMAKGVEDSAFYRFSRLTSLTEVGGDPAQFALTPAEAHALFARRQQEWPHGLTALSTHDTKRSEGVRARISVLAEIPDEWAELVLDLQEKLRGTEADIADGPFLNLVLQAVVGAWPVSRERATEYAVKAAREAGLHTSWLDNNAQFEEQLTRLTEYLTEGAGQERVAAFAQRIEQAGYSNALAQKLLQLTMPGVPDVYQGSEVWSPALVDPDNRRPVDYADLAARLRAIDAADPGTDSCRPPVDSRGDAKLLLTSRALRLRHDQPELFGDYQPLSAQGAQAEHAFAFSRGGVVAVATRLPLALERAGGWGDTSLTLPDGEWEELLERQTLSGTVKLSNLLRTYPVALLRRA
- a CDS encoding NAD-dependent epimerase/dehydratase family protein, yielding MTPQRLLITGAAGEVGSALRSLLREHLGEHFPILRLTDNRDLGTAQAGEELAPADLTDFDAVLKVMQGVDAVIHLGGIADEDTYDNIRAVNMDGTYHVLEAARQAGVKRVAFASSIHTVGFYPRSETISPTVPVRPDTYYGVSKVFGEALGRMYWECYGVEFVGVRICSFQPQPKDRRHLSTWLSPRDAAQLFARAVTAPDVGFLVVAGISGNTRRWMSPEGWDVLDYVPQDDAEVYAAEVEHIHGGEDDITEQRQGGIFVDSAYVGRAGK
- a CDS encoding endonuclease domain-containing protein, coding for MERFSREEQNRRARELRRNMTPEERLLWSRLRSNQMGVAFRKQQALGFYFADFVCFEKKLVVELDGSQHAGSEYDAVRDAELRARGFTVLRFWNNEVRENLEGVMERIAEALA